catttcagcagACGTTttataacactcagcaaaaatttatcccggtcaaaaagaaggactcgatgagaaggatgaaccacctgtggttaacaaaggtggtaaAGGAGAGTAtctaatcaaaaactaaggcatacaaagtggtgaAAACTCGTgggaggccagaggattgggaattttttaggaaccagcaatggatgactaaaaagctaataaagagggagaaaattgattatgaaagtaaattggcaagaaatataaaaacaaacagcaagtgcTTCTAcatgtatataaaaagagagtagctaaaatgagtgtgggacccttggaggatgcaactggagaattgataacggcgaGCCGggaaatattttgcatcggtcttcatggtggaggacactacaaacatcccacagatatcagataagcaaggagctaatgggaggtaaGATCTTGGAACAGTCTCTATCAagggggacaaagtatttgacaaactaatgggactaaaggcagacaagtcgccaggacctgatggcccagATCCAAatattttaaaggaagtggctgcagagatagtggaggcgttggtcgaaatattccagagctcactggattccgggaggggcccagtggattggaaaaccgttaacgTGGTGCCCTGGTTCAAGAagtgagggagacaaaaagcaggatactataggccagtcagcctaacctcggttgtTGGGGAAATGCTAGACTGCATTATTAAGGAAGAAGtggcaaacagagtcaacatggttttgtgaaagggaaatcatgtttaacaaatttgcttgagttctttgaggatataacaagcagagttgataaaggggatacAGAAgatgtgtatttagatttccagaaggcattcgataaggtgccccataaaagattattgcacaaggtaggagctcatggcattgggagtaatgtattagcatggattgaggattggttaactcacagaaagcagagagtcaggattaatgggactttttcaggttagaaagacgtactagtggagtaccacaaggatctgtcctagggcctcaattatttactatctatattaatgacttggaggagggggcagactgtgatatatccaaatttgctaacaaTACAAAAATAGATgtaagggcatgttgtgatgaggatataaggaatctgcaaggggatatgatcgattgagtgagtgggcaaaaacttggcagatggagcttaatgcaggaaagtgtgaggttgtgcactttggtaggaagaatcaaaaggcagactattatttaaatggagagagactccaaaagagtgtagcacagaggcatctgggtgttcttgtgcataaaacacaaaaagttagcatgcaggtgcagcaagtaattaagaagggaaatggaatattggcctttattaaaagtagggaagtcttgttacaactgtacagggtgttggtgcagtcacacctggagtactatgtacagttttggtccccgtatttaagaaaggatatactggcgttggaggcagttcaaaagagattcactaggctgattcctgggatgaaggggttgacttatcaagaacggctaaacaggttaggcctttattcattggcatttggaagaatgaggggtgatcttattgaaacatacaagattctgagggggcttggcagggtagatgtggagaagatctttccactggtgggggaatctcgaactaagggacatagttacagaataatggGAAACTCATTTAAAACTCaggtgcaaaggaatttcttctctcagagaaagTCTGGAATTTtctaacccagagagttgtggaggctggatcactgaaagtatttaaagagcaggtagatagattattgaaatatcggagagttgagggttatgaggagctggcacaagagAAGAGTTGAAGTCTGGGGAGATCAGCCACAATgttgttgaatggcggggcaggtggaggggccaaatggcctactccagctcctatttcatatgttataATGTTCACCCCACCCTCCAGGTCAGCTGTAGGAATCCCCATAGAGATTGACAGGATTTCACTCTGCAACCAATCACTTGCACAGACAAATTTACTTCCTCTGAAGTGGAACATCATCACATATCAGGGAAGATTGCGAACCACAAGAAGACAGTGAGGATTGAGAACCACAAgaagacagtgaggattgaggccacaggaagacagtgaggattgagAACCACAAgaagacagtgaggattgaggcccacaggaagacagtgaggattgagAATCACAGGAAAACAGTGAGGATTGAGAATCAcaggaagacagtgaggattgagaatcacaggaagacagtgaggattgaggcccacaggaagacagtgaggattgagAATCACAGGAAAACAGTGAGGATTGAGAATCAcaggaagacagtgaggattgaggcccacaggaagacagtgaggattgaggcctacaggaagacagtgaggattgagAATCACAGGAACTCAGTGAGGATTGAGGCTCAcaggaagacagtgaggattgaggCCACAGAAAGACAGTGAGGATTGAGAACCACAAgaagacagtgaggattgaggcccacaggaagacagtgaggattgaggcctacaggaagacagtgaggattgagaattacaggaagacagtgaggattgagaatcacaggaagacagtgaggattgaagctcacaggaagacagtgaggattgagaatcacaggaagacagtgaggattgatgccacaggaagacagtgaggattgagaatcacaggaagacagtgaggattgaggtcacaggaagacagtgaggattgagaatcacaggaagacagtgaggattgaggcccacaggaagacagtgaggattgagaatcacaggaagacagtgaggattgaggccacaggaagacagtgaggattgagaatcacaggaagacagtgaggattgaggccacatgaagacagtgaggattgagggccacaggaagacagtgaggattgaggcccacaggaagacagtgaggattgaggccacaggaagacagtgaggattgaggcccacaggaagacagtgaggattgaggCTAACAGGAAGACAGTGAGGATTCAGGTTCATAGGAACTCTGTGAGGATTGAGGCCCACAGGAAGACACTGAGGATTGAGGCCAAAAGGAACTCAGTGAGGAGTGAGGCTAACAGGAAGACAGTGAGTATTGAGGCTCATAGGATCTCAGTGAGGAGTGAGGCTAACAGGAACTCAGTGAGGATTGAGGCCCACAGGAAGACAGTGAGGGTTGAGGCCAcaggaagacagtgaggattgagaatcacaggaagacagtgaggattgaggccacaggaagacagtgaggattgaggcccacaggaagacagtgaggattgaggccacatgaagacagtgaggattgaggcctacaggaagacagtgaggattgagAATCACAGGAACTCAGTGAGGATTGAGGCTCAcaggaagacagtgaggattgaggCCACAGAAAGACAGTGAGGATTGAGAACCACAAGACGACAGTGAGGATTGAGGCCCAcaggaagacagtgaggattgaggcctgcaggaagacagtgaggattgagaatcacaggaagacagtgaggattgagaatcacaggaagacagtgaggattgaggctcacaggaagacagtgaggattgagaatcacaggaagacagtgaggattgaggccacaggaagacagtgaggattgagaatcacaggaagacagtgaggattgaggtcacaggaagacagtgaggattgagaatcacaggaagacagtgaggattgaggcccacaggaagacagtgaggattgagaatcacaggaagacagtgaggattgaggccacaggaagacagtgaggattgagaatcacaggaagacagtgaggattgaggccacatgaagacagtgaggattgagggccacaggaagacagtgaggattgagaatcacaggaagacagtgaggattgaggccacaggaagacagtgaggattgaggcccacaggaagacagtgaggattgaggCTAACAGGAAGACAGTGAGGATTCAGATTCATAGGAACTCAGTGAGGATTGAGGCCCACAGGAAGACACTGAGGATTGAGGCCAAAAGGAACTCAGTGAGGAGTGAGGCTAACAGGAAGACAGTGAGTATTGAGGCTCATAGGATCTCAGTGAGGAGTGAGGCTAACAGGAACTCAGTGAGGATTGAGGCCCACAGGAAGACAGTGAGGGTTGAGGCCAcaggaagacagtgaggattgagaatcacaggaagacagtgaggattgaggccacatgaagacagtgaggattgagggccacaggaagacagtgaggattgagaatcacaggaagacagtgaggattgaggccacaggaagacagtgaggattgagaatcacaggaagacagtgaggattgagaatcacaggaagacagtgaggattgaggccacaggaagacagtgaggattgagACCCACAGGAACTCAGTGAGGATTGAGGCTCAcaggaagacagtgaggattgagAATCACAGTAACTCAGAGGGGATTGAGACCCACAGGAACACACTGAGGTTTGAGGCTCAcaggaagacagtgaggattgaggCCCACATGAACTCTTTGAGGCTAACAGGAAGACAGTGAGGATTCAGGTTCATAGGAACTAGTGAGGATTGAGGCCCACAGGAAGACACTGAGGATTGAGGCCAACACGAACTCAGTGAGGAGTGAGGCCCACAGGAAGACAGTGAGGGTTGAGGCCCACAGGAAAAGTGAGGATTGAGGCCCACAGGAAAACTGTGAGGAATGAGGCTCACAGGAAGACAGTAAGGATTGAGGCTCACCGGAAGATAGTGAGGATTGAAAATCACAGGAAAACAGTGAGGATTGAGGCTCACAGGAAAACAGTGAGGATTGAGGCCCACAGGAAGGCAGTGAGTATTGAGGAAACAGGAGGACAATGAGGACTGAGATCCAcaggaagacagtgaggattgaggcccaggggaggagagtgaggatttAGGCCCACAGGAGGACAGTGAGGATTGAGGCTCAcaggaagacagtgaggattgaggccaacaggaagacagtgaggattgaggCTCACAGGAAGATAGTGAGGATTGAGGCTCACAAGAATCCAGTGAGGATTGAGGCTCACAGGAACTCAGTGAGGATTGAGGCCCACAGGAAGGCAGTGAGTATTGAGGAAACAGGAGGACAGTGAGGACTGAGGGCCAcaggaagacagtgaggattgagaatcacaggaagacagtgaggattgaggCTCACAGGAAGACAGTGAGGTTTGAGACTCACAGGAAGATAGTGAGGATTGAAAATCAcaggaagacagtgaggattgaggCCCACAGGAAGATAGTGAGGATTGAGGCTCACAAGAATCCAGTGAGGATTGAGGCTCACAGGAACTCAGTGAGGATTGAGGCCCACAGGAAGGCAGTGAGTATTGAGGAAACAGGAGGACAGTGAGGACTGAGATCCAcaggaagacagtgaggattgaggCCCACAGGAGGACCGTGAGGATTGAGGCTCAcaggaagacagtgaggattgaggCCAACAGGAAAACAGTGAGGATTGAGGCTCAcaggaagacagtgaggattgaggcccacaggaagacagtgaggattgaggcccacaggaagacagtgaggattgaggCCCACAGGAGTACAGTGAGGATTGAGCCCCACAGGAGGACAGTGAAGATTGTGGCTCACTGGAAATCAGTGAGGAATGAGGCCCATATGAAGGCAGTGAGGATTTGAGGCCCACAGGAAGTTAGTGAAGGTGAAACCTACAGGAGATGAATGAGCAATGAGGCCCACAGAaagtgaaagtgagtgtgagacCTACAAGATGTGAGTGAGGATTGAGGCTCACAGAAATTGAGTGAGGGTGTGGCCCACAAAAAGTCAGCGAATTGAGGCTCACAGGATGTCAGTGAGAATTGATCCCTGCAGGGTGAGGGAGGATTGAGGCCCACGGAGGTGTGAGGGTCAAcatggagtcagtgagtgagggcgCACAGGAAGTGAGTGAGGGATGACAGGAAGTGATTTAAGGCAGACAGGAGGTGGGTGAGGGCTGACAGGAAGTGAGTGAGGGCCAACATAGTCTCAGTGAGTGAGGGACAACAGGAAAAGAGTGAAGAATGGTTGATTGAGGGTATGGTTTGTACTGCTCGGGCTAGAGACTCTTCTTGTTGATCTGATTTTGTTGTCTGCTCTTCTACGCAGGAATCTATCACCACTCCATGCAGGACAgttcaggcgctgactctcaccggACACTGGAGTGGGAGTCAGTCAGAGGGCTGGCCTTCACCAAGAACTCGGTCAGGTACCTGGGCCGCTCACTGGTCATCCCCACACGCGGCCTGTACTATGTCTACTGCCAGGTGGGCTTCCGGGGCAGTGAGTGCAGGAACCGGCCGGTCACACTCTACAACTGGGTGTACCGCAAGCATGACTCGTACCCCGAACCCCTGCTGTTGCTGAGTGGCACCGAGACTGTGTGTGGAAAAAACCACAACCGAGGAACCTGGTACACCACCCTAGGTCAGGGAGCTGTGGTAGAACTGGAGATGGACCACCAGCTCTTTGTGAATGTCAGCAACCCCCATCTGGTAGATTACCTTGCTGGGAAGACATTCTTCGGCATTATCAAGATCTGAACTGGGCGCTGGAGGGTGggatgggatgggggaggggagcttgTGGAGATTATTAAGAATAATATGACTTTTGATTTTTTTAACGTATATCTATTTTGTtacaacttgcgtttatatagcacctataacacAATCAAACCCAACcccagatgcttcacaggagcataaatcagaccaaaatttggcactgagccacatattaGAGCAGacgaccaaaaacctggtcaaacaggtaggaacatcttaaaagaggctgaggggtttagggagggaattccagagtttgggcccaaggcagctgaaggcacggccactgaTGGTGCAgggactaaaatcagggatgcacaagaggccagaattggcagagaccccaaagggttgtggggctggaggaggtcacagagatagggaggggtgaggccatggagggatttgaaaacaaggatgataattttaaaaatcgaggtgctgccagaccaggggtcagtgtagatcagtgagcacagggctggtgggtgaatgggacttagtgcaagttaggtTATGGGGCAGATTGTGTCTTGCTGCTGATCTATGCCTGTAGTCTGTCACTTCCTGCTTACGTGTGCCTAGAGACATGCACAATCAGCATGTACGTCAAATACGTGGCCTAAAGGATGGTAGAGTTAAGCATATAAATACAATTATGCCCGAATCTCCACAATCTTTTATGATCGTCTGTCGATCCCTCCGACCATTACAACAAgtacaaagaaagaacttgcatttttatagctcctttcataacctcaggacattctaaagtgccagttgaagtgtagtcaccgtggtaatgtaggaaacgtggcagacaatttgcacacagcaagctcccataaacagaatGGTGATAATTACCACCTCATCGTATTTGTTTAACTGTGTTGACTGAAAGATAAATGCTTGCCTggataccggggagaactcccctgctcttcttcagaatagtccactctggagagcagatggggcctcagttgagttataaaaacagaaagtgctcgaaatcctcaggcagcatctgtggagagagaaacagagttaatgtttctggttgaTGACTTGTCATCAGAACTGGAGAAAGTTAGAAAATGTgatgggttttgagcaagtgaaaggggggagggtgggaagaaaaacccaaaggggaggtctgtgataggctggaggggaggagagagtaaatgacaaaaggtgcagggccaaagggagtggtaatgggactagtaaagaaacaaaagatgtgtctggagcaTGTGCGAATGGCGGAATACTGAATCGCTGCAGTATGATAGCAAAAAAATGGAAATAAGAGAGCAACAAAAGAGAAAAAGCCAAAACGGCAAACAAAagcaaaacaaaatgggggcacgggttaggatctaaaattgttgaactcaatgttgagtccgtaaGGCAGTAAAATGCCTAATCGATAGAtcgtgttcctcaagcttgcattgagcttcatttgaaCACGGCAGGAGGACGAGGACAGAAAGTTCAGCGTGGGAGCAaggaggagaattaaaatgacaggtgactggaggcTTGGGGTCACGCTTGCGGATTGAATGGCGGTCTTCCGCAAAAACGCATACCCAGTCTGCgtccggtttaatatctcatctaaaagacagcatctgggacagtgcagcattccctcagtcctgcgcTGGGTTTGTCGGCCTGGATTATTGTGTTTAACTCTCTGGAGCACGACTGTGAACCCGCAACTTTCTGACACAGAGGCGACAGAGCTACCCGATTTTCCAGGAAGTTCTCCGCAAGCCTTCAGGCGCAACAGGAAATAAGCTCTTTATTTTTGGCGTCTCAATGAATTTGTTTGCAAATGTTTTCTTTTAAGTGTATCGCACTGAGATCTGCTCCGTGTTTTCTGGATTGCGTTTAATGTGTTTTTTGGCATCAGTTGTAAATCGCATTAAACATTGAAATGCCTGCCTGTCTGCTGGATATTAAACATGCTGGGCCTGATGGGCACAAATGATAGTGAAATGATTGAAAGTTTAATTTTCATTCTTAAAGATGGAATATATGGAGGTAGTTTTAACCTGACTTGTGGGTCTGTTGTGGAAAAAATTCCGGGTCCAGTTGGAAACCAGGGGAAAACAAAAAGTGGGGAACGGACTCATAAGAAATGATAACGTATCAGAAAATTACCAATTACTAAACAGGCTGACAATTACAATACACTCGCGATTCTGTGCAGAACAAAATATTGCTGGCTTCATGGTATTTACCTGACAGTGTAGTGGCCCTGATGTCTCTATTTGTGGGGATGAGACCAGAAATGCAGAACCAGAAATGCAAGATGGTCCTTAATGAACCCAGtagggaattcagcagaaacttctttacccagagagtgatgagaatgtggaactcgctcccacaaggagtaattgagatGAAAAGCATACATGCATTTTAGAGGAAACTAGagaagtgcatgagggagaaaggaatagaaggatgtgctgataggatgagatgaagtggaATGAGAGGAGGCGTATGGATCATAAACACTGGCCTGGACCAGTTTAGcaaaatgccctgtttctgtgcagtaaatactttgtaatacttGGCTGTCTGGGAGTGTGTACTTCCTTTACAAACCAGTCTGCCTGGCCAGTCTTCTACAGACATGACTTCACTTGTTGCTGATTCACTTTCGCAGCACATTTTCGGCTTGTGCGTGTTATGATGAAATGTATCAAGAGTATCACCCCATTCTTCTAGCTGCTTTAGGCCTCTTTGTACTGCTTAAAAAAGACTTTTAATGCTATTAACTTAATGCTATTTAGCATTTTTAAAGTAGCTTTAAAACTTTTGACATTATCGGTGTTGTTTAGTACATTTAGTACTATTTAAGTATTATTTGGTACTGTTTCAGCATTGTTTGGCAGTGTTTTGTATTATTTAACATGGGTGCATTCTAGCACTGTTTAGCATTGTTTAGCAATACCATGGGGTATTAGCTGGGATTCCACGAAAGAACCCACTGAGGAACACTCAGGGGTTTCCCCTCGCGATTAAAGTGATCTCATTATTCTGAGTTGTCCTAGGGCTTGTTGGAATTTTGGTCTTCTCAGCATGATCAGAAaaaaaataattgaaatgaaaaacTGTGTACAAAATAGACCGTCTGGATTTCCATTCCTTAATGCTCCCCTAACTCTCCAGGTGGGAATTCCACAGGATCGGGTGGAATCCCAATTTAATACTCCCATCCAAAATTACTCTCCATTGACTTCATCGGTCAGAATGTAAAACCAGCGTTGCATCCGATCCTGTCTGCTTCCTGaggggtggagcaattaaaattcctGGACACTGAGAATCAAATGTAAATGGGTGGAATGGATCCAGCTTGGGCAGTAACACTGAACAGGCAGGATCGCCTTGACTGCCCGTTATATCCAGCTTGGGCAGTAACACTGAACAGGCAGGATCGCCTTGACTGCCCGTTA
The nucleotide sequence above comes from Heterodontus francisci isolate sHetFra1 chromosome 29, sHetFra1.hap1, whole genome shotgun sequence. Encoded proteins:
- the LOC137346117 gene encoding lymphotoxin-beta-like, whose amino-acid sequence is MSRSEKGVEGVSSSLAPVICTVLLTLALSVPTTALLVIYFRCGNQPSIPYQDPHNTSMLKGHLEGMGENEEQLEMGDSEKPAAHLIGIYHHSMQDSSGADSHRTLEWESVRGLAFTKNSVRYLGRSLVIPTRGLYYVYCQVGFRGSECRNRPVTLYNWVYRKHDSYPEPLLLLSGTETVCGKNHNRGTWYTTLGQGAVVELEMDHQLFVNVSNPHLVDYLAGKTFFGIIKI